From a single Lolium rigidum isolate FL_2022 chromosome 7, APGP_CSIRO_Lrig_0.1, whole genome shotgun sequence genomic region:
- the LOC124678077 gene encoding DNA-directed RNA polymerase III subunit rpc9-like: MKIEKANAGHLTNFEVLDFLRTRGAKTDPMGCLGAVAASECKVYEFLLKTPACNQTKESVSEFAKRCEGFKLTQAEKLNIINWRPSSVPDVYSMVEECAKRFCRDEQGAPCDGEERATELLNLVNEVLPPAPTEPEDEVMEDA, from the exons ATGAAGAT AGAGAAGGCAAATGCAGGACATCTCACCAACTTCGAAGTTCTGGACTTCCTGCGAACTAGAGGTGCAAAAACCGATCCAATGGGGTGTTTGGGGGCCGTTGCCGCATCGGAGTGTAAG GTATACGAGTTCCTCCTGAAAACTCCTGCCTGCAACCAGACAAAGGAATCGGTTTCTGAATTCGCAAAGAGATGCGAGGGCTTCAAGCTTACTCAAGCGGAGAAGCTAAACATAATCAACTGGAGACCGTCCTCGGTTCCTGACGTCTATTCG ATGGTAGAGGAGTGTGCGAAAAGATTTTGCAGAGATGAGCAAGGAGCGCCATGTGACGGGGAAGAACGTGCCACAGAACTTTTGAATCTTGTAAATGAGGTTTTGCCACCAGCACCCACTGAGCCTGAGGATGAAGTGATGGAGGACGCCTGA
- the LOC124678234 gene encoding lecithin-cholesterol acyltransferase-like 4: MAVLEDLIRAIELWLRIAKEQVPLIDPNLDPVLLVPGIGGSILEAVDEAGNKERVWVRILAADHECREKLWAKFDAATGKTVSVDEKITIAVPEDRYGLYAIDTLDPDMIIGDDSVYYYHDMIVQMIKWGYQEGKTLFGFGYDFRQSNRLSETLDQFSRKLESVYTASGGKKINLITHSMGGLLVKCFMSLHGDVFEKYVKSWIAIAAPFQGAPGYINSGLLNGMSFVEGWQSNFFISKWTMQQLLIECPSIYELLASSTYHWEETPLLQIWRERLDDNGKKSALLESYGPAESIKMIAKALSEHEIISDGNHIPLPLNKDILRWAKETQDILCQAKLPKSVKFYNIYGIDYDTAHTVCYGSKKHPVSKLSQLLYTQGEFVYVDGDGSVPAESAKADGLDAVARIGVAADHRGIVCDHHVFRIVQHWLHAGEPDPFYDPLNDYVILPTIFEVEKHHEKRGDVTSVREDWEIISHTDNGHETKRSAELPAMVSTLSASREGKEGSLDEAQATVVVHPESGGRQHVEVRAVGVSHG; this comes from the exons ATGGCGGTGCTGGAGGACTTGATCCGGGCGATCGAGCTGTGGCTGCGCATCGCCAAGGAGCAGGTGCCGCTGATTGACCCCAACCTCGACCCGGTGCTGCTCGTGCCCGGCATCGGCGGCTCCATCCTCGAGGCCGTCGACGAGGCAGGGAACAAGGAGAGGGTCTGGGTGCGCATCCTCGCCGCTGACCATGAGTGCCGCGAGAAGCTCTGGGCCAAGTTCGATGCCGCCACTG GCAAAACCGTTTCCGTGGATGAAAAAATAACCATCGCTGTCCCTGAGGACAGGTATGGACTGTACGCCATCGACACATTGGACCCAGATATG ATTATTGGTGATGACAGTGTTTACTACTATCATGACATGATAGTGCAGATGATTAAATGGGGATATCAAGAGGGGAAAACCCTGTTTGGATTTGGATATGATTTCCGACAAAGTAACAG GCTTTCAGAAACACTTGACCAGTTCTCCAGAAAGTTGGAGTCAGTATACACAGCTTCTGGAGGGAAAAAGATCAATCTAATTACACATTCAATGGGGGGATTGCTTGTTAAATGCTTCATGTCTCTTCATGGTGAT GTCTTCGAAAAATATGTAAAAAGTTGGATTGcaattgctgcaccatttcaAG GTGCACCTGGGTACATAAATAGTGGTTTGCTGAATGGAATGTCCTTTGTGGAAGGATGGCAATCAAATTTCTTTATTTCCAAATGGACTATGCAGCAATTG CTGATTGAATGCCCATCAATATATGAGTTGTTGGCTAGCTCAACCTACCACTGGGAAGAGACCCCATTGCTACAGATTTGGAGAGAGAGGTTGGATGATAATGGCAAGAAAAGTGCCTTACTAGAGTCGTATGGGCCAGCTGAATCAATAAAGATGATTGCAAAGGCTCTTTCCGAGCATGAG ATCATCTCTGATGGAAATCACATTCCTTTGCCCCTTAATAAGGATATATTAAGATGGGCAAAGGAAACTCAAGATATCCTATGTCAGGCAAAGCTTCCAAAATCAGTGAAGTTCTACAATATTTACGGGATTGATTACGACACTGCTCATACTGTTTG CTACGGGAGCAAAAAGCATCCTGTTTCAAAGCTTAGTCAACTCTTATATACTCAG GGTGAATTCGTCTATGTTGATGGTGATGGATCAGTCCCTGCAGAATCAGCAAAG GCAGATGGCCTTGATGCGGTGGCAAGAATTGGGGTCGCAGCTGACCACCGAGGAATCGTGTGCGACCACCACGTGTTCCGGATAGTCCAGCACTGGCTACATGCCGGCGAACCTGACCCGTTCTACGACCCCCTCAACGACTACGTCATCCTCCCCACCATCTTCGAGGTCGAGAAGCACCACGAGAAACGTGGGGACGTTACTTCGGTCAGGGAGGACTGGGAGATCATCTCCCACACCGACAACGGCCATGAGACCAAGAGATCAGCTGAGCTCCCTGCAATGGTTAGCACGCTATCTGCGTCTCGTGAGGGTAAAGAGGGTTCACTGGACGAGGCGCAAGCCACAGTGGTCGTCCACCCGGAGAGCGGAGGGCGACAGCATGTGGAAGTCAGGGCTGTCGGAGTCAGCCATGGTTGA
- the LOC124673679 gene encoding APO protein 1, chloroplastic-like, protein MEMLNCKGVRFSLVGIGATRTKKLIKVGSQSQRFYRAMTITCCEYSPDPASKRHERYQQQPQNVDLPELHPKNKKKPFAVPIKKMLQASRQNRRLAQMRIEKPLEPPKNGLLLPELVPVAYEVLDNWKVLIRGLSELLNVVSVYGCRKCPQVHVGPVGHEIQDCYGSGSQHRNSHHSWVRGTINDVLIPIESYHLFDPFGRRVKHDTRFDFDRIPAIVELCIQAGVDLPQYPSRRRTAPVRMIGKKVIDRGGVVEEPKPHRSEDCVSLLAELDTLSNQQGQSPAPSNVKEHAEMTLKAYCNVREGVRKLMRKYSVKACGYCSEVHVGPWGHNVKLCGAFKHQWRDGKHGWQDAVVDEVIPPNYVWHVPDPAGPPLISSLRSFYGKAPAVVELCVQAGAEIPDEYIPMMRTDIVIPDSKEVRRAA, encoded by the exons ATGGAGATGCTGAACTGCAAGG GTGTTCGTTTTAGCTTGGTAGGTATCGGTGCAACCAGAACCAAAAAGTTAATAAAG GTAGGATCCCAATCTCAACGATTTTACCGGGCAATGACAATAACATGCTGTGAGTACTCTCCTGATCCTGCCAGTAAGAGGCATGAAAGGTATCAGCAACAACCACAAAATGTTGATCTCCCAGAATTACACCCGAAGAACAAAAAGAAGCCCTTTGCAGTTCCAATTAAGAAGATGCTCCAAGCTTCCCGCCAAAATAGGAGACTTGCACAGATGAGGATAGAGAAGCCTCTTGAGCCCCCAAAGAATGGGTTGCTTTTACCAGAGCTTGTCCCTGTTGCCTACGAAGTCCTTGATAACTGGAAAGTGCTCATCAGAGGCCTCTCTGAGCTTCTGAATGTTGTTTCAGTTTATGGTTGCAG AAAATGCCCTCAAGTCCATGTTGGCCCAGTTGGCCACGAGATACAAGATTGTTATGGCTCAGGAAGCCAGCATCGAAACAGTCACCACTCTTGGGTCAGGGGCACCATCAATGATGTGCTCATCCCGATCGAATCTTACCATCTTTTTGACCCATTTGGTCGGAGGGTCAAGCATGACACCAGGTTTGACTTTGACAGGATTCCGGCAATTGTTGAGCTATGCATTCAGGCTGGTGTCGACTTACCACAGTATCCCTCAAGGAGACGAACTGCTCCTGTGCGGATGATTGGCAAGAAGGTGATTGACCGTGGTGGAGTTGTCGAGGAGCCTAAGCCACATCGATCAGAGGACTGTGTATCTCTTCTTGCTGAGCTTGACACACTTAGCAACCAACAGGGGCAGTCACCCGCGCCATCCAACGTGAAAGAGCACGCAGAGATGACACTGAAAGCATACTGCAATGTCCGGGAGGGTGTGCGGAAGCTGATGAGAAAGTACAGTGTAAAAGCATGTGGGTACTGCTCTGAGGTCCACGTCGGTCCATGGGGACACAATGTGAAGCTGTGCGGAGCTTTCAAGCACCAGTGGAGAGACGGCAAGCACGGGTGGCAGGATGCGGTTGTCGACGAGGTCATACCACCGAACTATGTGTGGCATGTCCCTGACCCTGCTGGCCCTCCTCTCATTTCCTCTCTAAGGAGTTTCTATGGCAAAGCTCCGGCTGTTGTCGAGCTATGTGTGCAGGCAGGTGCTGAAATACCTGATGAGTATATACCAATGATGAGGACCGATATCGTCATCCCAGACTCCAAGGAAGTTCGGAGGGCTGCATGA